The following coding sequences are from one Formosa haliotis window:
- a CDS encoding AAA family ATPase, translating into MEKELRQRPTNSLKVVLFGPESTGKTVLAKQLAEHYQTVFVPEYSRTYALEKIKKGENLTSQDVMPIAKGQMALENTISKDANTLLICDTNLLETKVYAELYYDGFYNESLTASAIQNHYDLYFLTYIDIPWEADEVRDKPNERETMFKAFEKALNDYNKPYVLLKGSFDERFQMAVKHIDKLI; encoded by the coding sequence ATGGAAAAAGAGCTTAGGCAGCGACCTACAAACAGCTTAAAAGTGGTGTTGTTCGGACCAGAATCGACGGGGAAAACCGTATTAGCAAAACAACTGGCCGAGCATTACCAAACTGTTTTTGTGCCAGAATATTCTAGAACTTATGCCTTAGAAAAAATTAAAAAAGGCGAAAATTTAACGTCTCAAGATGTGATGCCTATTGCAAAAGGGCAAATGGCATTAGAGAATACGATATCTAAAGATGCTAATACATTACTTATTTGCGACACGAATTTACTAGAAACAAAAGTTTATGCAGAACTGTATTACGATGGCTTTTATAATGAAAGTTTAACAGCTTCGGCCATTCAAAATCATTACGATTTGTACTTTTTAACGTATATTGACATCCCTTGGGAAGCAGACGAAGTTCGCGATAAACCAAACGAAAGAGAAACGATGTTTAAGGCTTTTGAAAAGGCTTTAAACGATTATAATAAACCATATGTTTTACTTAAAGGAAGCTTCGATGAGCGTTTCCAAATGGCAGTAAAACATATCGATAAATTAATTTAG
- the pnuC gene encoding nicotinamide riboside transporter PnuC — protein sequence MNHIFNFLFGQYSDYETINIVLEIIAVIFGFLSVWYSKKNNILVFPTGMISTLIFVYLLYQWSLLGDMMINAYYFIMSVYGWYIWTRKVDDSHLTPISKTTAKEQKVGTIIFFATLIFVYAVYTFFDKLTSWVAWVDILTTALFFVGMWLMAKRKLENWILWIIADIISIPLYFYKGFTFTSLQYLVFTFIAISGYYAWKKSLGSDLQTA from the coding sequence ATGAACCACATTTTTAATTTTCTATTCGGTCAATATTCAGACTACGAAACCATAAATATTGTACTCGAAATTATAGCTGTAATTTTCGGGTTTTTGTCGGTGTGGTATTCTAAAAAGAATAACATTTTGGTGTTTCCAACCGGCATGATTAGTACACTAATTTTCGTGTATCTTTTATATCAATGGAGTTTGTTGGGCGACATGATGATAAACGCCTACTATTTTATTATGAGTGTTTATGGGTGGTATATTTGGACCCGTAAGGTCGATGATAGTCATCTTACACCCATTTCAAAAACAACTGCAAAGGAGCAAAAGGTAGGAACCATTATATTTTTTGCAACTTTGATTTTTGTTTATGCAGTGTATACCTTTTTCGATAAATTAACGAGTTGGGTGGCTTGGGTAGATATTCTTACAACAGCTTTGTTTTTTGTTGGAATGTGGCTTATGGCCAAACGAAAATTAGAAAACTGGATCCTTTGGATTATAGCCGATATAATTTCTATACCACTATATTTTTACAAAGGGTTTACCTTTACTAGTCTGCAATATTTAGTATTTACATTTATAGCAATTTCAGGATATTACGCATGGAAAAAGAGCTTAGGCAGCGACCTACAAACAGCTTAA
- the greA gene encoding transcription elongation factor GreA, translated as MSKVSYYTAEGLKKLRDELKQLKDIERPRASQAIAEARDKGDLSENAEYDAAKEAQGMLEMKISKLEEILSGARVIDESQFDNSKILVLSKVKIKNQTNGMEMNYTLVADGEADLKSGKISVNSPIGKGLLGKSVGDVAEIQVPNGVLKFDIIEISR; from the coding sequence ATGAGTAAAGTATCTTATTACACTGCAGAAGGATTAAAAAAATTAAGAGACGAACTAAAACAATTAAAAGATATAGAGCGTCCACGCGCTTCACAAGCTATTGCTGAAGCCAGAGATAAAGGCGATTTAAGTGAAAATGCCGAGTACGATGCAGCCAAAGAAGCACAAGGTATGTTAGAGATGAAAATCTCTAAATTAGAGGAGATTTTATCTGGCGCTCGTGTTATAGACGAGTCGCAATTCGATAATTCTAAAATCTTGGTATTATCTAAAGTGAAAATTAAAAACCAAACCAATGGTATGGAAATGAATTACACTTTGGTAGCAGATGGAGAAGCCGATTTAAAATCGGGAAAAATTTCTGTAAACTCACCTATAGGTAAGGGTTTATTAGGTAAATCTGTTGGCGATGTTGCAGAAATTCAAGTGCCAAATGGTGTGCTAAAATTCGATATAATCGAAATTTCAAGATAA
- a CDS encoding sensor histidine kinase, producing MLFTKHKNLIRWIFIGFSFVIVTLILWNTYMFFQSFKAEERIKMENWSAAQRDLIKSTNLDGDIGELPLQILQSNTTTPMIMVDLDGNIEHNNLDEKIAKNSAYVKDLILEFEKENTPIEIIYDGKVLNTLYYGNSPLLNKLKYYPIAFVLIIVLFASLVYVFYRSTKIATQNKLWSGMAKETAHQIGTPLSSLIGWTEILKIEEVNPEYIEEIEKDISRLETITERFSKIGSIPKLEKTDIVKETIDSYDYLKRRSSKLIDFSIDVPKTAIPVQLNAQLYSWTIENLVKNAIDAMKGKGKLSVQILTTDNEVKINVSDTGKGLSKKQFTSVFEPGYTTKKRGWGLGLSLARRIVEDFHNGKIRVLQSEVGKGTTMQIILKIDKDTPQNT from the coding sequence ATGCTTTTTACCAAACATAAAAACCTAATTCGTTGGATATTTATCGGATTTTCGTTTGTTATTGTCACCCTAATTTTATGGAATACTTATATGTTTTTTCAGAGTTTTAAAGCTGAAGAACGTATAAAAATGGAAAACTGGTCTGCAGCCCAACGCGATTTAATAAAAAGCACCAATTTAGATGGCGATATTGGCGAATTACCGCTTCAAATTTTACAAAGCAACACCACGACACCTATGATTATGGTGGATTTAGATGGTAATATTGAGCATAATAATTTAGACGAAAAGATAGCCAAAAACTCCGCTTATGTAAAAGATCTTATTTTAGAATTTGAAAAAGAAAATACACCCATAGAAATTATTTACGATGGCAAAGTATTAAACACCTTATACTACGGCAACTCCCCGCTACTAAACAAACTTAAATACTACCCCATTGCCTTTGTGCTTATTATCGTGCTTTTTGCTAGCCTTGTTTACGTGTTTTACAGAAGCACTAAAATTGCTACACAAAACAAATTATGGTCTGGAATGGCCAAAGAAACGGCTCATCAAATAGGCACCCCATTATCATCTTTAATTGGTTGGACTGAAATTTTAAAAATTGAAGAGGTAAACCCAGAATACATTGAAGAAATTGAAAAAGATATTAGCCGACTTGAAACCATAACCGAACGCTTTAGTAAAATTGGTTCGATACCGAAATTAGAAAAGACCGATATTGTAAAAGAAACCATAGACTCTTACGACTATTTAAAACGTCGCTCTTCGAAACTCATAGACTTTAGTATCGACGTACCAAAAACAGCCATTCCTGTACAATTAAATGCACAGCTGTATAGCTGGACTATAGAAAACTTGGTAAAGAATGCTATAGACGCTATGAAAGGAAAAGGAAAACTATCGGTACAGATTTTAACCACAGATAACGAGGTAAAAATTAATGTTTCCGATACGGGTAAAGGATTATCGAAAAAACAATTTACTAGTGTTTTCGAGCCAGGTTATACTACCAAAAAACGCGGTTGGGGCTTAGGACTCTCGCTTGCTAGACGTATTGTTGAAGATTTCCATAATGGAAAAATCCGAGTGCTTCAATCGGAAGTCGGAAAAGGGACCACAATGCAAATTATTTTAAAAATAGATAAAGACACCCCACAAAACACCTAA
- a CDS encoding HIT family protein: MASIFSKIISGEIPCYKVAETEDFLAFLDINPNAKGHTLCIPKKEGDKIFDLEDELYLGLMKFSKEVAIAIEKVVPCKRVGMTVIGLEVPHAHVHLIPLNTMEDARFLQKTQLSKDEFQEVAAAINTAM, encoded by the coding sequence ATGGCTTCTATTTTTAGTAAAATCATTTCTGGAGAAATTCCTTGTTACAAAGTAGCAGAAACAGAAGATTTTTTAGCGTTTTTAGATATCAATCCCAATGCTAAAGGTCATACCTTATGTATCCCAAAGAAAGAAGGGGATAAAATTTTCGATTTAGAGGATGAGCTCTATTTAGGATTGATGAAGTTTTCTAAAGAAGTCGCTATTGCCATAGAAAAAGTTGTGCCTTGTAAACGTGTTGGAATGACTGTTATCGGACTAGAAGTGCCACATGCTCATGTTCATTTAATTCCTTTAAACACAATGGAAGATGCGCGTTTTTTACAGAAAACACAGTTATCTAAAGATGAATTTCAAGAGGTAGCAGCAGCTATAAATACCGCGATGTAA
- a CDS encoding TonB-dependent receptor — translation MKHIFVLLCCLMSTYAAFSQEEKIQDTTAVITETLDEVLVTAVRVEATSPITHSNVDKETLAKRNLGQDLPILLNYLPSVVTTSDAGTGIGYTGIRVRGVSSQSTNVTINGIPYNDAESLGTFWVNLGDMASSVESLQLQRGVGTSTNGSGAFGASINLLTDAVSDEASAEVSTSFGSFNTSKNNVKFSSGLLNDHIEVAGRLSVIKSDGYVDRASTDLKSYFLQGSYVDDNTLIKAVVFGGHENTYQSWNGIDKETLETDRTFNSAGMYTDENGNVKFYDNEVDDYQQDHYQLHWNQRFNNNWSTNVGLNYTHGSGYFEQYEEDQAFSDYGLDNVTIGDETITETDLIRRRWLDNDFYVVNVNANYKNNRINAIAGGSYSNYDGDHFGEIIWAQYASNSEIRDHYYDGNGKKTDLSVFAKATFKLTQQWSLFGDMQMRFVTYKTTGITSDRLPFDIDEKYNFFNPKAGVTYMLDDNNNMYFSYARANREPNRDDFQSNPDIKPEQLNDFELGWRHEKQRFKFNANVYYMHYNEQLVLTGNIDDVGNPIRTNSGESYRFGLEIESVIGLSKAFSIQPNITLSTNKTLESIVPFDGELKNFGKTNISFSPDIVVGNAIVYQPCPAFQASFLSKYVGEQYMGNTDSDVSKLDSYFVNDLNVTYEFNSKSIFKAIILSGMVNNIFNEKYVSNGYYYTYDDDWSDPNTITTIEGAGYYPQATTNFLVGATFKF, via the coding sequence ATGAAACATATTTTTGTTTTACTATGTTGTTTAATGTCAACTTATGCAGCATTTTCTCAAGAGGAAAAAATACAAGATACCACGGCTGTTATCACAGAAACTTTAGATGAGGTTTTAGTAACTGCTGTTCGTGTAGAGGCCACTTCGCCTATTACGCACTCTAATGTAGATAAAGAAACCTTGGCCAAACGAAATCTTGGGCAAGATCTTCCTATTTTATTAAATTATTTACCATCGGTAGTAACTACTAGTGATGCCGGTACGGGAATTGGCTATACCGGAATACGTGTGCGTGGTGTAAGTTCGCAATCTACTAATGTAACCATTAACGGTATTCCGTATAACGATGCCGAATCTTTAGGAACCTTTTGGGTGAATTTAGGGGATATGGCATCTTCTGTAGAAAGCTTGCAACTACAACGTGGTGTAGGGACGTCTACCAACGGATCTGGAGCATTTGGTGCGAGTATAAATTTATTGACAGACGCGGTTTCAGATGAAGCAAGCGCCGAAGTGTCTACAAGTTTTGGAAGTTTTAATACAAGTAAAAATAACGTAAAATTTAGCTCCGGACTTTTAAACGACCATATTGAAGTAGCTGGGCGGTTATCGGTTATAAAATCTGATGGTTATGTAGATCGTGCTTCAACAGATTTAAAATCATATTTCCTACAAGGATCTTATGTAGATGATAATACATTAATTAAAGCAGTAGTTTTTGGAGGCCATGAAAATACCTACCAATCTTGGAATGGAATTGACAAAGAAACCTTAGAAACCGATAGAACTTTTAATTCTGCGGGGATGTATACCGACGAGAATGGAAATGTAAAATTTTATGATAATGAAGTAGACGATTATCAACAAGACCATTATCAGTTGCACTGGAATCAGCGTTTTAACAATAATTGGTCTACAAATGTAGGATTAAATTATACGCATGGTAGTGGGTATTTTGAGCAATATGAGGAAGACCAAGCGTTTAGTGATTACGGACTAGATAATGTAACGATTGGGGATGAAACTATAACAGAAACCGATTTAATTCGTCGCCGTTGGTTAGATAACGATTTTTATGTTGTTAATGTTAATGCCAACTATAAAAACAACAGAATAAATGCTATTGCTGGAGGATCGTATAGTAACTATGATGGCGATCATTTTGGTGAAATAATCTGGGCACAATACGCTAGCAATAGTGAAATACGAGATCATTATTACGACGGAAACGGGAAGAAAACAGATTTAAGTGTTTTTGCCAAAGCGACCTTTAAATTAACACAACAATGGAGTTTGTTTGGAGATATGCAAATGCGTTTTGTGACTTATAAAACAACAGGGATTACTTCAGATCGTTTGCCATTTGATATCGATGAAAAATACAACTTTTTTAACCCAAAAGCAGGTGTAACTTATATGCTAGACGATAATAATAATATGTATTTTTCGTATGCTAGAGCAAATAGAGAGCCAAATCGCGATGATTTTCAGAGCAATCCAGATATAAAACCAGAGCAATTAAACGATTTTGAATTGGGGTGGAGACACGAAAAACAACGTTTTAAATTCAATGCCAATGTGTATTATATGCATTATAACGAACAATTGGTATTAACAGGCAATATAGATGATGTAGGAAACCCGATTAGAACCAACAGTGGTGAAAGTTACCGATTTGGACTAGAAATAGAGTCGGTTATAGGTTTGTCTAAAGCCTTCTCAATTCAGCCAAATATTACTTTAAGTACCAACAAAACACTAGAGTCGATCGTGCCTTTTGATGGGGAACTGAAAAATTTTGGAAAAACAAACATTTCATTTTCACCAGATATTGTAGTTGGGAATGCTATTGTATATCAGCCTTGTCCAGCATTTCAAGCATCGTTTTTAAGTAAATATGTAGGTGAACAGTATATGGGAAATACAGATTCTGATGTCTCAAAACTAGATAGTTATTTTGTAAATGATTTAAATGTGACTTACGAGTTTAATTCGAAGTCGATTTTTAAAGCCATTATTTTAAGCGGAATGGTTAACAATATTTTTAATGAGAAATATGTGTCTAACGGGTATTATTATACTTACGATGACGATTGGAGCGATCCTAATACCATAACAACTATAGAAGGTGCTGGTTACTATCCGCAAGCGACAACCAACTTTTTGGTAGGAGCAACGTTTAAATTCTAA
- the arfB gene encoding alternative ribosome rescue aminoacyl-tRNA hydrolase ArfB encodes MIDEALLISELSFKAVRSSGAGGQHVNKVASKVELSFSVLESSVLNEEQKERLISKLDTRLTKNQVLVLQCDESRSQHKNKDLVISRFLYIIKEGLKVAKKRRPTKIPKSAIKKRLKSKRNVSDRKALRRKPDLD; translated from the coding sequence ATGATAGATGAGGCTTTACTTATTTCAGAATTGTCTTTTAAAGCCGTACGAAGTTCGGGAGCAGGAGGGCAGCATGTAAATAAAGTAGCTTCAAAAGTTGAATTAAGTTTTAGTGTTTTAGAGTCTTCAGTATTAAACGAAGAACAAAAGGAACGACTTATATCTAAACTAGACACCCGATTAACAAAAAATCAGGTATTGGTATTGCAATGCGACGAAAGCCGTAGTCAGCATAAAAACAAAGATTTAGTTATAAGTCGTTTTTTATATATTATAAAGGAGGGTTTAAAGGTTGCTAAGAAAAGGCGACCTACAAAAATTCCGAAATCTGCTATTAAAAAACGGCTAAAAAGTAAGCGTAATGTGTCTGATAGAAAGGCATTAAGGCGCAAGCCAGATTTAGATTAG
- a CDS encoding flavin reductase family protein has protein sequence MISFEPKELTIAKLHGYLVSAIAPRPIAFASTVDAEGNQNLSPFSFFNVFSANPPILVFSPARRVRDNSVKHTLLNVEATKEVVINVVNYDIVYQMSLSSTEYAKGVNEFDKAGLTMLESDLVKPCRVGEAPVQFECKVNDIIKLGDQGGAGNLVICEVVKIHLAKEILNEDNTINQERLDVVARAGGNYYSRVKTGFFEIPKPLSTLGIGVDSLPEEVRNSMILTGNDLGMLGNVEVLPSAEDVKAFVEDRGERYPSIKNVNTLREKHKLAHKFLSYGDVDSAWKVLLS, from the coding sequence ATGATTTCATTCGAGCCTAAGGAACTAACAATAGCTAAATTACATGGGTATTTGGTAAGTGCAATCGCTCCAAGGCCAATCGCTTTTGCTAGTACGGTTGATGCCGAAGGAAATCAAAATTTATCACCTTTTAGTTTTTTTAATGTCTTTAGTGCTAATCCTCCAATTTTAGTGTTTTCACCTGCTAGACGTGTGCGAGATAATTCGGTTAAACATACGTTACTTAATGTGGAAGCAACAAAGGAGGTTGTAATTAATGTTGTAAATTACGACATAGTATATCAGATGTCTTTAAGTAGTACTGAATATGCTAAAGGTGTAAATGAGTTTGATAAGGCGGGTTTAACCATGTTAGAATCAGACTTGGTAAAACCATGTCGAGTAGGCGAAGCGCCGGTGCAGTTTGAGTGTAAAGTAAACGACATTATAAAACTTGGAGACCAGGGTGGAGCCGGGAATTTGGTGATTTGCGAGGTTGTGAAAATTCATTTGGCAAAAGAGATTTTAAATGAAGACAACACCATAAATCAGGAACGGTTAGATGTGGTTGCCCGAGCAGGAGGCAATTATTATTCTCGTGTTAAAACAGGTTTCTTTGAAATTCCGAAACCTTTGTCTACACTAGGAATAGGGGTAGATAGTTTGCCGGAAGAGGTTAGAAACAGTATGATTTTAACTGGGAATGATTTAGGTATGTTGGGGAATGTAGAGGTGTTGCCCTCGGCAGAAGACGTAAAAGCTTTTGTTGAAGACCGAGGTGAGCGTTACCCAAGTATAAAAAATGTAAATACCTTAAGAGAAAAACATAAATTGGCACATAAATTTTTAAGCTATGGCGATGTAGATAGTGCCTGGAAAGTTTTGTTGTCTTAG
- a CDS encoding DUF4301 family protein — protein MKFSEQDLKQIDKKGLTLEKIESQVEQFKNGIPFIDLESPATIGHGILKFTDAERKAYISAYDAKRNDLSILKFVPASGAATRMFKSLFNFITEFNPDGDESLYTYISKNKNLDLALFLVGLDKLPFYDIVMEVIKKTEPDFESYDAEKQKWVFVKTMLDENLLDYGAFPKGLLPFHKYDDRLATAFEEHMYEAALYASANQKAQLHFTISEGHNDSFNEAYNKIKSRVETATNTDFDISFSFQKESTDTIALTPEKEPFREADGTLLFRPSGHGALIENLNDLDADIVFIKNIDNLVVSKYNDNSVPFKKLIAGVLLEVQEQVFSHLKTLDKADISETELVEIATFVAKKLNEDISLDFEKSTREDQVKTLRGKLNRPIRVCGMVINEGEPGGGPFWVEDANGNLSLQIVETAQIDSNDPTQKQILSGSTHFNPTDLVCGTKDYQGNAFDLLQYVNPNSGFITKKTKEGKELLALELPGLWNGAMADWISVFVEVPVNTFNPVKTVTDLLRPAHQL, from the coding sequence ATGAAATTTTCAGAACAAGATTTAAAACAAATTGACAAAAAAGGATTAACGCTTGAAAAAATTGAGTCGCAAGTCGAACAATTTAAAAATGGAATTCCCTTTATAGACCTAGAATCACCAGCAACTATTGGACATGGTATTTTAAAATTCACCGATGCCGAACGTAAAGCGTATATTTCTGCTTACGATGCTAAACGCAACGATTTGTCGATTTTAAAGTTTGTGCCGGCTTCAGGTGCAGCGACGCGAATGTTTAAATCATTGTTCAATTTTATAACAGAGTTTAATCCGGATGGAGATGAATCTTTATACACATACATCAGTAAAAACAAAAATTTAGATTTGGCTTTATTTCTTGTAGGTCTAGATAAATTACCCTTTTACGATATAGTTATGGAGGTAATTAAAAAGACAGAGCCAGATTTTGAATCGTATGATGCTGAAAAACAAAAGTGGGTATTTGTAAAAACCATGTTAGACGAAAATCTGTTAGATTATGGTGCGTTTCCAAAAGGATTATTACCATTTCATAAGTACGACGATCGTCTTGCAACAGCTTTCGAAGAACATATGTACGAAGCGGCTTTATACGCATCAGCAAACCAAAAAGCACAGCTTCATTTTACAATTTCTGAAGGGCATAACGACAGCTTTAACGAAGCCTATAATAAGATTAAATCTCGTGTAGAAACTGCGACAAATACAGATTTTGATATTTCATTTTCATTTCAAAAAGAATCTACAGATACCATAGCTTTAACACCAGAAAAAGAACCGTTTCGCGAAGCCGATGGTACGTTGCTATTTAGACCTTCTGGACATGGTGCTTTAATAGAAAATTTAAACGATTTAGATGCCGATATTGTTTTTATAAAAAACATCGATAATCTGGTTGTTTCTAAATATAACGACAATAGTGTGCCGTTTAAAAAGCTAATTGCAGGCGTGCTTCTAGAAGTGCAAGAGCAAGTGTTTTCACATTTAAAAACTTTAGATAAAGCGGATATAAGTGAAACCGAATTAGTCGAAATCGCAACTTTTGTAGCTAAAAAATTAAATGAAGATATATCACTTGATTTTGAAAAATCGACGCGTGAAGATCAGGTTAAAACTCTAAGAGGAAAATTAAACCGACCAATTCGTGTTTGCGGAATGGTAATAAATGAAGGCGAACCAGGAGGTGGTCCGTTTTGGGTTGAAGATGCTAACGGAAATTTATCGCTTCAAATTGTTGAGACAGCTCAAATTGATAGTAACGACCCTACCCAAAAACAAATATTAAGTGGGTCAACACATTTTAATCCTACAGATTTGGTTTGCGGAACAAAAGATTATCAAGGAAATGCTTTTGATTTATTACAATATGTAAATCCGAATTCAGGATTTATAACTAAAAAAACTAAAGAAGGCAAGGAGCTATTAGCCCTAGAATTACCAGGATTATGGAACGGTGCCATGGCAGATTGGATTTCTGTTTTTGTAGAAGTTCCAGTAAATACATTCAACCCTGTAAAAACCGTAACTGATTTATTAAGACCAGCACATCAACTGTAA
- a CDS encoding YkoF family thiamine/hydroxymethylpyrimidine-binding protein, with protein sequence MKISVELTLMPLHENYETPIEEFIKALRASEFTVLENPLSTQIYGDYDGVMAFLTQAVKTSFQDQEHIIVNMKIVKSDRSNYEPHF encoded by the coding sequence ATGAAAATATCGGTAGAATTAACCTTAATGCCGCTACACGAAAATTACGAAACTCCAATCGAAGAATTTATAAAAGCACTAAGAGCTTCAGAGTTTACGGTTTTAGAAAATCCGTTAAGCACACAAATTTATGGCGATTACGACGGCGTTATGGCCTTTTTAACTCAAGCTGTAAAAACCTCTTTTCAAGACCAAGAACATATTATTGTAAATATGAAAATTGTGAAAAGCGATAGAAGTAATTATGAACCACATTTTTAA
- a CDS encoding geranylgeranylglyceryl/heptaprenylglyceryl phosphate synthase gives MKNVLNNILHNIFSNKRQLAILIDPEKIKLSDVKGFVEKINESVANYIFVGGSTVPVNLTEPLVIEIKSYTDLPVILFPGDIAQITNEANGLLFLSLLSGRNPEYLIGKHVEAIPRLKETSLEIIPTGYLLIENGINTSVQKVTETEPMPSKHVENIVNTALAGELLGMKMMYLEAGSGAKNPVPTEIIKAVSNDLSIPLIVGGGLKSKEQMKAAFKAGANIVVIGTVLEDNEALLTDLKRW, from the coding sequence ATGAAGAACGTATTAAACAATATTTTACACAATATATTTAGTAATAAAAGGCAGTTAGCCATTTTAATCGATCCAGAGAAAATTAAACTTAGTGATGTAAAAGGGTTTGTTGAAAAAATAAACGAGTCTGTAGCTAATTATATTTTTGTTGGCGGAAGTACGGTTCCTGTAAATTTAACCGAACCCTTGGTAATAGAAATTAAAAGCTATACAGATCTTCCTGTAATTTTATTTCCTGGCGATATTGCTCAAATTACAAACGAAGCAAATGGTCTTTTGTTTTTATCGCTGCTCTCTGGAAGAAATCCTGAATATTTAATTGGAAAACATGTCGAGGCCATTCCAAGATTAAAAGAAACCAGTTTAGAAATTATTCCAACAGGATATTTACTTATAGAAAATGGAATCAATACATCGGTGCAAAAAGTTACCGAGACCGAACCTATGCCATCTAAACATGTAGAAAATATTGTAAATACAGCTCTAGCAGGCGAATTACTTGGTATGAAAATGATGTATTTAGAGGCGGGAAGCGGTGCTAAAAATCCTGTTCCTACAGAAATAATTAAAGCGGTAAGCAACGATTTAAGTATTCCTTTAATTGTTGGCGGCGGACTAAAATCGAAAGAACAAATGAAAGCAGCATTTAAAGCTGGCGCAAATATTGTTGTAATCGGGACTGTTCTCGAAGATAATGAAGCCTTGTTAACAGATTTAAAACGCTGGTAA